In the genome of Luteitalea pratensis, the window GGGCTGACTTCCTGGACGGCCTGCGCCGCAAGGGAGAGGTCGTCCCGCAGCACCGCAGTGGCGGACGGGATGCGGACCACTGAACCGCAAGTCGCCACGAACTGGTCAATCCCGGCGGACTCACACTATCCCTGTAGCGATGACGGCGGGCAGGTCACGCCGCCATCTTGCCAATCCATGCCGATGCGAACGGCGCGCTACCGCGGTCGACGATGAGCCAACCACGCGTCGAGCTTTGCCTCGAACTCGCGCTCGTCCTGCAGTGCCCTTTCTAGTACGCCTGCTCTCCCGGGATCGAGCTGCGCCGGCGCGCGCGGCGCATTCAGCAGGTTCTCCCCGCGAATGGTGCGCAAGACGAGCTCGGTCAATCCATCCACCCACCACACTTCGATATCTCGCCCGTATGCGGCCGTGGCTTTCGAGGGTGTCGACAGATATCCCTGCCAGCCCGGCCTGGTCGCGATCGTCTGCAGCTCCTCGAACGTTCGCCCGGCCTGAGGAGGAAGACTCTTATACCCGCGATGCACGAGCAGCGGCTGAAGAGCCAGGTTGACGGACGTCTCCGCGACGCCGGCGTGAACATCGAGCCCGAATGCGGCAATCTCGGCCGCTGAGAAATGTTTCGCCGCGATCGCCCTGGCCCGGGATTGAATGGCCGCATCGGCGCGGAAGAGGCCGCTCACGTGCAGCATGCTGACCTTGAACGTTTCGCTGACGAAGTCACAGCCATCATTCACGGCGATGCCGTGCGAGGGGGAGGCGTGGCCAGTCAGGACGAAGATCCATTTGAACCCGTTCTGCGCCAGCTGTGCGCCGAGATCCGCAACCAGCGACCGGAGAGTAGAGTGGCGGATGCCATAGGTGCCTGGGTGGACGAAGACGCCGCCGATGACGTTCGCGCCGGTCTCACCGTAGTGAATCGTCGGCATCATCACAACACGCCATTGCGGCAGGGCGGCGCTGACCTTCGTCGACACGCCGGCGGCCTCGTACTCCACGCCGAAGGTATCGGACCCGACCGGCAGATGGGGACCGTGCTCCTCGAGCATGCCGATTGGGAGGATGAACATCGTGCGCTCGCGATCGAGCGCGTCGATCTGTGGCCACGCCAGTTCTTCGAGCTTGCGGATGCGTGAATCTCGAGGCTGTGCGAGTGAGGGCACAGTGCCGAGAACGCAGAGGAGGGCGATGTAATGGAGCGCACGCATAAACGGCACTCTCCCTTCGGGTCAGCGACGGCGTTCCGATTCTACGCCTGACGCACCTGGCCGGGAGCGCTACGGAGTCGGGCAGCAGGTCCAATCCTGGTCCTCGGGATGATCGTCATCGGCTATCAACGACCATCGAGATGGTCAGGCCAGGATTCGAGCTGAGCGGCGACCTAAAGCGGGTCGGCCCGGTCATCCTCCAGACCTCGTGCGACACCCTCCGCCGCTCACCGCGGCGAACTGAACCTGGCGCTCACCGGATACGCGGCCTCGAGCCAACGAGGGGCTCGAGCTTCACGACGACGCCGGCGTGACCGCCTTCTTGGCCAATGGCTCCATGGTCAAAGCCAGCCTCGCCTGTGGCTTGCCCGACGGCTCTACGCCACTCGGCGCCGCTTGGGCCGTTCGGCTGGCGCCAGAACGAGCCGGAGCTTGAACGGATCGAGCAGCCTGTTCAGTGTCTCGAGGGTCGGGTTGTGGCGCGGATTGATGGCACGCTGCACATTCGGAGCGGCCATGTCGATCTTGTCGGCGAACTCCTTCACGCCCATCGCTCGGATCACCTTGCCGAGCGCGACCTGAATCGCCACGCCCTCGTCCATCGCGGCAAGCAGGAACTCGCGGGCGAACTCAGCATCTCGCAGATCCTCGGCGAGCCCGACGTTCCAATCCTGACTGCGTCGTGCCATCTCACTTCCCTCCCAGGTACTCGCGCCAGTACACCTGCGCCAGGCGAATGTCCCGCGTCTGTGAAGCCTTGCTGCCGCCGACGAGCAGGAGCACGAGCGCAACGCGGTGGCGGCCGAAGTAGATGCGGTAGCCCGCGCCGAACATCACGCGCGCCTCCAGCACGCCACCACCAACGCTCCTGACGTCGCCGAAGTTCGCGTCTTCGAAGCGCAGGACGCGTGCCTGGATGCGCGCAGGAGTCACACGGTCAAACTCGAGCAGCCACTCGCGATACGGGGCCGCTCCGCCAGCCGTGACGAACTCACGGACGCGCACCTTCATGACGACGGTAAAGTATCACATTAGATATTAATTCGGCAGCCAGAGGTGCGCCGGCCCTACCGGCAGCTCGGTGACATCTTCCCCAACCTGCAGCAGGACCGGGGCGGTGTGGTCAGCCCGGGTCGGCTGCCGATGGGGCCTCCACGAGCAACATCCTGCACGCGACCCTGCGCCGGAACGAGGGCCTGGCGCACGTCTTCCACGATCTCGAGTCGATGGAGCGTGAGAGTGGGATCGACCTCGTGTACGAGCGCCGGTCTCTCAGGGACGGCCGTTGCCTGCTGTGGTCGAGCCGCCGACCGGATGTCGGTCACGGTACAGCGCCGCATCGTGCGGGCCGAGTCGTTGCACACTCATCGCGCAGGCCGACGAACGCTATCAACTGAGTCAGCGCGAGCACATCACGCTCGGCCTTTCGGGCAGCTCGCTCAAGGCATGGGTGGGGCGGCTGCCGCAACTCGGCCTGGTGCGAACGGCTGGACGGACGAAGCGACGCGACTGAAGGCGCCAGCGAGCCTGCGGCTGCACTTGGACGCCGCCGACGGGACGGCTCCCCGAAGGACCGCGTCACCGTATTACGGCCAAATGCAGGTGACGCAGCCGTCGGCCCATTGGTCGCCATTGGCACCTGTCGTTGCAGGCCGTCGGCTTCGAGCGTTTGGGGGTCGGGCCGCTGCTCGTGCATGGCATGCAGGACGGCCCGGTGGCGGAGAGCAGCCGCGCGCCACGGAAGGTACGCCTCGCCGTCGGAGGCACAGCGCCGGCGCCAGCGTCGCTGCACGATCCGGATCGGCCAGGCTTGGAAATAGGTGTCCATCACGCGTCTCGGAAGCGCGATGGCAGCGTAACCTTCCGGGAGATGCCGAGCGGGATGTCGAAATCGGTAGAATCCGGAGTGTACCTGTCCTGACACACGTGAAGATGTAGCCGGCCCGACTGAGCTTGTGTCCTATGCCCAAGCGCGCGAGTACCACCACCACGTTCGACCCGTGGGATCTTCTACCCACCTGCAAATACACCGTGGGCTCGTGGGGCTACAAGGATGACGCCGCGCATGAATTGCGCAACCACTGCAGGAGCCTGGGGATCGCGCCTGATCTCACCGGACTTGGCGAAGACGGGCCCATGACGGTGATGGCGCGCCTCGGCCAGCAGCACCATCTCCATGTTTACGAGCCCAGATCGTTCGAGGGTGGCAGCGACTACTGCCTGGTAGTTTCCCGAGCCGTCAGGCGCGCGGTCACGATGCTGTCACTGACCCAGGCCTGCACTTCGGACTGAACCCATCGTGCGCAGTTGCTACCGAGTGCGATCGGTCTCGGGAAGAGCCCTTGCTTGATGAGGTTGTACACATGGGCCCGGCTCATGCCCACGATGGCCAGGACGTCGCGAAGGCGAAGCAACATCTCGCCTTGGCCGTGGCTTGCGATAGTCGTGAGTCCGGTGCCGTTGCTAGGCTCGGCGGTGGACTGGCCGCACCGCTGTTGAAGCTGATGTCCCCGAAGGGCAGTCCTGGCGAGAGCGCGAGATGTCGTGATGGGGCTCGGCATGGTGATGCCTCGAGCGCGCACAGTCGTGGCGAATGGACGTGGTTCCGTCGACGCCGGCAGTTCACGCAGCATCTGTGACGGTGGATGCAGGCCATAGGCCGGCATCGTCGCCGGCCAAGCGCGGGCGACGTGGGTCGACTTGAGCGATGTTGCGACCGTACACCTCGTAGAACTCTCCGACGCCGGCAAATCTTACAACCGTGCGCTGGCGCGGCCGGCGGACCGCCGTCGCGTTAGCGGTGTGTCCACTGCGCATCGCGAGCTGGATGGGCGTGGGAGGCAGCTGAACGGAGGGAGTGCCCCTCCGCTCGGAGCATGGCCGTCGCCTGGGCGATGTAAGTTTCGAGCGGAACTCAGAGTTCTACTCCATGCGGGACGGACGTGCAGGACGCGTCCTCCTCTTCGGAGAGGAACCGGATGTACCACCTTCTGCAGGTCTCCAGCTCCACGCCGCCCAGCCACGCCCGCACGCTCGTCTCGGTCATGCTCCTCGCGCTGCCCTTCGCCGGCTCCGGCCGAGCGCGACGTCGAGCGACTTCGCGGGGCGGGTCTTGTCGACACCTTCACAGCCGTCGTTGACGGCGAGCGCGCGACGGTCTTGACGTTGTCCGAGGACGGCCTCGACCTCCTCGAGAGCGTCCGTCGAGATGACCGGACGGGCCCGGAGCAAGCCTTTCATGCGGGGCCGGCGACACGCCGCGAACTCCAGCACGACCTCAAGGTCTTGCACGCGTACCGCGAGGCGGCCGACGACATCCGTGGGTCAGGGGGGCGCGTCCGTCGGGTCGTGCTCGAGCGCGACCTGAAACGCGAGTACCAGCAGTTCCTCCAAGCGCCGAATCGCGAGCGGCGATCCGGCAGTGGACGCCCGGCGCGCGATGCGGCCGAGATCGCGCGCTGGGCTGCGGAACGCCATCTCCCCGAACACGACGGCCACGTGCAATTCCCGGATGCGCGGGTGGAGTACGAGCGCGCGGACGGGCGCCTCGACGTGCGGGATCTCGAGGTCGTGACGCCGCACTAACCAGTCACCGCAGGCGAGGCCGGGCCATCACGCATCAAGCGTGGGGCTCGCCTCGGCCTCGTCAAGGCGCGACGCAAGCGTCGCCCCCGCGTCGCCGCGGGACTGCGGCCTTGACGAACTCGAGGACTCGCCCGGACTCGTCGTCAACTACGTGATGCCCGGCGACTCCTGATGTTCAGCTCTGATTGCGGAATTCGATCGTCAGACTGAGGAGAGCTGCTCGATCAGCATCGACAGCGCGGCCGAGTGCGGCGCGCCGCCGGCGGGCCACCCAGCACTGGTCGCCACGTATCGTCGGAGACTGATGCTCAGGGAACGTGTGGAATCGCTTTGGAACCTTGTACGTTTCGGGAACACGATAAAATCGTTGGTTCATGGTTCGCGCCGGGCGTTCGTCCATCCCTGTCATCGACCTCTTCGCCGGCCCCGGCGGTCTCGGAGAGGGGTTCTCGGCGTTTCACCGAGAGGACGGGAAGGCACCCTTTCGGATCAGGCTGTCCATTGAGGCCAACCCGGTCGCGCATCAGACTCTAAGATTTCGCGCCTTCTTCCGCTCATTCAGAGATGGGGCTGTTCCCGGCGAGTACTACGACGTATTGCGTGGACTCCGCTCGCCGCGTGACGTCTTCGATTGCTACCCGGAACAGGCGGAGCTGGCCGACCGAGAGGCTTGGTACGCCACGCTCGGAGCCACCCGTCGTGCCGACGTGAATAGCCGCATCGAGGCGTGTGTCGCTGACGCCTCCCATTGGGTCCTCATCGGCGGACCGCCTTGCCAGGCGTACTCTTTGGCGGGCCGTTCCCGAAATGCCGGTAAGGACAATTACGTGCCAGAGGAAGACGATCGCCAGCTCCTCTACGTGGAATACCTCCAGGTAATCGCGGACCACTGGCCCTCGGTCTTCGTCATGGAAAACGTCAAGGGGCTCCTCTCGGCCAGCCTGAATCAG includes:
- a CDS encoding creatininase family protein codes for the protein MRALHYIALLCVLGTVPSLAQPRDSRIRKLEELAWPQIDALDRERTMFILPIGMLEEHGPHLPVGSDTFGVEYEAAGVSTKVSAALPQWRVVMMPTIHYGETGANVIGGVFVHPGTYGIRHSTLRSLVADLGAQLAQNGFKWIFVLTGHASPSHGIAVNDGCDFVSETFKVSMLHVSGLFRADAAIQSRARAIAAKHFSAAEIAAFGLDVHAGVAETSVNLALQPLLVHRGYKSLPPQAGRTFEELQTIATRPGWQGYLSTPSKATAAYGRDIEVWWVDGLTELVLRTIRGENLLNAPRAPAQLDPGRAGVLERALQDEREFEAKLDAWLAHRRPR
- a CDS encoding DNA-binding protein, which encodes MARRSQDWNVGLAEDLRDAEFAREFLLAAMDEGVAIQVALGKVIRAMGVKEFADKIDMAAPNVQRAINPRHNPTLETLNRLLDPFKLRLVLAPAERPKRRRVA
- a CDS encoding type II toxin-antitoxin system RelE/ParE family toxin produces the protein MKVRVREFVTAGGAAPYREWLLEFDRVTPARIQARVLRFEDANFGDVRSVGGGVLEARVMFGAGYRIYFGRHRVALVLLLVGGSKASQTRDIRLAQVYWREYLGGK
- a CDS encoding helix-turn-helix transcriptional regulator is translated as MPAYGLHPPSQMLRELPASTEPRPFATTVRARGITMPSPITTSRALARTALRGHQLQQRCGQSTAEPSNGTGLTTIASHGQGEMLLRLRDVLAIVGMSRAHVYNLIKQGLFPRPIALGSNCARWVQSEVQAWVSDSIVTARLTARETTRQ